In Nicotiana tabacum cultivar K326 chromosome 21, ASM71507v2, whole genome shotgun sequence, one DNA window encodes the following:
- the LOC142175140 gene encoding uncharacterized protein LOC142175140 codes for MYASSAQVEWEDLTERFNKVDGSTTFNLHKEIATLSQGTTSILVYFSKLKDLWEEFEALVPAPGCDCPKSREFVAYLYKLKLYQFLMGLNDSYSQARSQLLMRCPTPTANQAYVVIVSDEGQKSVAATSGILGANPTVQMGSYEAAMYSKTGGPQNFNQRFRRNAYLLCEVCKMKRHNKENCYKVVGYPKDFKNKMKGNGDSNTSAVYNANVLTEKCNTRHKSGNRESQQESTFNYGNNASTEVSTNSMNNDNPMSQLANYALTKNQYEQILQLLNKIASIDSAFSANVVGATNHMVSDINLLKENTITETKNSKKILLPNGDVTVVSHIGFNSILEDSLITNELFTRKVKGIGKEDGGLYLLCTDSREKEKLKALTTRSNETIEVGNIDIDLRHRRLGHVSTQVLKRLAQADLETIKDRINKCIVCPCAKQTRLPFPTSSIQSKDYFDLIHIDLWGPYKVPTWDENRYFLTIVDDYSRMTWIFLKI; via the exons ATGTATGCGTCTAGTGCACAAGTGGAATGGGAAGATCTGACTGAAAGATTCAACAAGGTTGATGGCTCAACAACCTTTAATCTTCATAAAGAAATTGCTACACTATCACAAGGAACAACATCTATATTAGTATACTTCTCAAAATTAAAAGATCTGTGGGAAGAGTTTGAAGCACTAGTGCCAGCTCCAGGTTGTGATTGTCCAAAATCAAGAGAATTTGTAGCTTATTTGTATAAATTGAAACTATATCAATTCTTGATGGGTCTAAACGACTCTTATTCACAAGCAAGAAGTCAGCTACTGATGAGATGTCCTACTCCTACTGCTAATCAGGCATATGTCGTAATTGTTAGTGATGAAGGACAAAAATCTGTAGCTGCAACTTCAGGAATTCTAGGTGCTAATCCTACAGTTCAGATGGGAAGTTATGAAGCAGCAATGTATTCTAAAACTGGAGGACCTCAGAATTTTAATCAAAGGTTTAGAAGGAATGCTTATCTCTTATGTGAGGTTTGCAAGATGAAGAGACATAACAAAGAAAATTGCTATAAGGTAGTTGGCTATCCAAAAGAtttcaaaaacaaaatgaaaGGGAATGGTGACTCAAATACAAGTGCAGTCTATAATGCCAATGTCCTGACAGAAAAGTGTAATACTAGGCATAAATCAGGTAATCGAGAGAGTCAACAAGAATCCACATTCAACTATGGAAACAATGCAAGTACTGAAGTTAGTACAAACAGCATGAACAATGACAATCCTATGAGTCAGTTGGCAAATTATGCACTTACTAAAAATCAgtatgaacaaattcttcaactgCTGAACAAAATTGCATCTATTGATTCTGCATTTTCAGCAAATGTAGTAG GTGCTACAAATCATATGGTCTCAGACATAAATCTTCTAAAGGAAAATACAATTACAGAAACAAAAAACTCTAAAAAGATTCTGCTACCCAATGGAGATGTTACAGTAGTTTCACATATAGGGTTCAACTCAATTTTAGAAGATAGCTTAATAACAAAT GAACTCTTCACTAGGAaggtgaaggggattggtaaAGAGGATGGTGGACTTTATCTTCTATGTACTGActcaagagaaaaagagaaattgAAAGCATTAACTACAAGAAGTAATGAGACAATTGAAGTTGGAAATATAGATATAGACTTGCGGCATAGAAGATTGGGGCATGTATCTACTCAAGTATTAAAAAGATTAGCTCAAGCAGATTTAGAAACCATCAAAGATAGAATAAATAAATGCATAGTGTGTCCTTGTGCCAAACAAACTAGGCTACCATTTCCTACAAGTAGTATTCAGAGTAAAGATTATTTTGATCTAATACATATAGATTTGTGGGGACCATATAAAGTACCTACATGGGATGAAAATAGATACTTTCTGACTATTGTAGATGACTATTCAAGAATGACATGGATATTTCTAAAAATCTGA
- the LOC107773211 gene encoding oligopeptide transporter 7 isoform X2 — protein sequence MGRDFSEVFGGARCYVVAPQSRSGFSFQAKKSWPLRCKRRDTTCANDVSHKMQYFWVPKNIAKKVYFASMLMALHEKEERAKNEMTRNQFFLIAFLCSFAYYVFPGYLFPMLSSLSWLCWLFPASVLAQQLGSGLHGLGIGAIGLDWSSISSYLGSPLASPWFATANIAVGYFLIMYVVTPFMYWFNVYKAKTFPIFSDGLFTSDGQKYNISAIIDPNFHIDFNAYDREGRLYLSTFFSMTYAFSFACLSATVVHVFLFHGRDLWQLSKSAFQEKKMDIHTKLMRKYKQVPEWWFLSILLVNIAATVFICEYYKTQLQLPWWGVLLACGLAFFFTLPVGVITATTNQTPGLNVITEYIIGYLYPGYPVANMCFKVYGYISMKQGLTFLQDLKLGHYMKIPPRAMFMAQVVGTLISALVHLGTAWWLMETVPDICDRALLPPGSPWTCPGDHVFYDASVIWGLIGPQRIFGNLGHYSALNWAFLFGAIAPVIVWIAHKSFPNQHWIRLITVPVLLAGIINMPPATSVNYNSWIIIAFISGFVVYRYYQKLWSRHNYVLSGALDAGLAFMGVLLYLCLGMQHVRLDWWGSDADRCPLASCPTAEGVVVKGCPVF from the exons ATGGGCCGGGATTTTTCGGAGGTATTTGGTGGAGCCCGCTGCTATGTGGTGGCCCCACAATCTCGTTCAGGTTTCTCTTTTCAG gcaaaaaagtcttggcctcttaggtgtaaaagaagagatacaacttgtgcaaatgatgtcagccacaaaatgcaatatttttgggtcccaaagaatattgccaagaAGGTCTACTTTGCAAGCATGCTTAT GGCACTTcatgaaaaagaagagagagcCAAGAATGAAATGACACGAAACCAGTTCTTCCTCATTGCCTTTTTATGTAGCTTTGCTTACTATGTATTTCCTGGTTACCTTTTCCCAATGCTAAGTTCACTTTCCTGGCTATGTTGGTTATTCCCAGCTTCTGTCCTTGCCCAACAGTTGGGTTCTGGACTTCATGGTCTTGGAATCGGGGCCATTGGACTCGACTGGTCAAGCATATCCTCTTATCTTGGAAGTCCATTAGCTAGCCCATGGTTCGCTACTGCAAACATTGCTGTTGGATATTTTCTCATAATGTATGTTGTTACACCTTTTATGTACTGGTTTAATGTCTACAAAGCCAAAACCTTTCCAATATTCTCAGATGGCCTCTTCACATCAGATGGTCAAAAATACAACATTTCAGCCATTATAGATCCGAACTTCCATATTGATTTCAATGCGTATGACCGTGAGGGCCGCCTCTATCTCAGCACTTTCTTTTCGATGACTTATGCATTCAGCTTTGCCTGCCTCAGTGCCACAGTTGTTCATGTCTTCCTCTTCCATGGACG AGATCTATGGCAGCTGAGCAAGTCAGCTTTCCAAGAGAAGAAAATGGATATTCACACAAAACTCATGAGAAAATACAAGCAAGTTCCTGAATGGTGGTTTTTAAGCATTCTTCTTGTAAATATCGCTGCAACTGTGTTTATTTGTGAATATTACAAAACGCAGCTCCAATTACCATGGTGGGGTGTCTTGCTGGCATGTGGTCTTGCTTTCTTTTTCACCCTTCCGGTTGGAGTCATCACTGCCACCACAAACCAA ACTCCTGGTTTGAATGTGATCACAGAGTACATAATTGGGTACTTGTACCCGGGGTATCCAGTAGCTAACATGTGCTTTAAGGTGTACGGATATATCAGCATGAAACAAGGACTAACCTTTTTACAAGACTTAAAGCTTGGACATTATATGAAGATTCCTCCTAGGGCAATGTTTATGGCTCAG GTTGTTGGAACCTTGATATCAGCTTTGGTGCATCTTGGAACAGCATGGTGGCTTATGGAAACCGTCCCAGATATTTGTGACCGGGCTTTGCTTCCTCCTGGAAGCCCGTGGACTTGCCCCGGCGATCATGTGTTTTATGATGCCTCAGTCATCTGGGGTTTGATTGGGCCGCAAAGAATTTTTGGAAATCTTGGTCACTACTCTGCCCTGAATTGGGCTTTCTTATTTGGAGCTATAGCTCCAGTCATTGTTTGGATTGCACACAAGAGTTTCCCTAACCAGCATTGGATCAGGTTAATTACAGTGCCTGTATTATTAGCCGGGATAATCAACATGCCACCAGCTACTTCTGTTAACTACAACAGTTGGATCATCATAGCTTTTATTTCTGGATTTGTTGTTTATAGATACTATCAGAAATTGTGGAGTCGTCACAATTATGTTTTATCTGGGGCATTAGACGCTGGATTAGCATTCATGGGGGTATTGTTGTATTTATGCTTGGGAATGCAGCACGTTCGCCTTGACTGGTGGGGAAGTGATGCTGATCGATGTCCCTTGGCTTCTTGTCCGACAGCTGAAGGGGTTGTGGTTAAAGGATGCCCAGTCTTTTAG
- the LOC107773211 gene encoding oligopeptide transporter 7 isoform X1 has product MVDYQEISAPLIEKQKQKEISIHNRDGVSSSTQSSPFDEGNSPIEQVALTVPITDESSLPVVTFRMWILGTLACILLSFLNQFFWFRREPLSISSISAQIAVVPLGHLMAFLIPNRIFFKGRKFEFTLNPGPFNVKEHVLITIFANSGAGNPYAIHIVSAVKVFYKRTLTFWVSLIVVLTTQVLGFGWAGIFRRYLVEPAAMWWPHNLVQVSLFRALHEKEERAKNEMTRNQFFLIAFLCSFAYYVFPGYLFPMLSSLSWLCWLFPASVLAQQLGSGLHGLGIGAIGLDWSSISSYLGSPLASPWFATANIAVGYFLIMYVVTPFMYWFNVYKAKTFPIFSDGLFTSDGQKYNISAIIDPNFHIDFNAYDREGRLYLSTFFSMTYAFSFACLSATVVHVFLFHGRDLWQLSKSAFQEKKMDIHTKLMRKYKQVPEWWFLSILLVNIAATVFICEYYKTQLQLPWWGVLLACGLAFFFTLPVGVITATTNQTPGLNVITEYIIGYLYPGYPVANMCFKVYGYISMKQGLTFLQDLKLGHYMKIPPRAMFMAQVVGTLISALVHLGTAWWLMETVPDICDRALLPPGSPWTCPGDHVFYDASVIWGLIGPQRIFGNLGHYSALNWAFLFGAIAPVIVWIAHKSFPNQHWIRLITVPVLLAGIINMPPATSVNYNSWIIIAFISGFVVYRYYQKLWSRHNYVLSGALDAGLAFMGVLLYLCLGMQHVRLDWWGSDADRCPLASCPTAEGVVVKGCPVF; this is encoded by the exons ATGGTTGACTATCAAGAAATCTCAGCTCCACTTA TTGAGAAGCAAAAGCAGAAGGAGATATCTATACACAATAGGGATGGTGTTTCGAGCAGTACTCAATCCTCACCATTCGACGAAGGAAACTCGCCAATCGAGCAAGTGGCGCTCACGGTCCCAATCACAGACGAATCTTCACTTCCGGTCGTCACTTTCCGAATGTGGATTCTCGGAACCCTAGCTTGTATTCTCCTCTCATTTCTCAACCAATTCTTCTGGTTCCGCCGTGAGCCGCTCTCAATCAGCTCAATCTCCGCCCAAATTGCCGTCGTACCTCTGGGTCACCTCATGGCttttttaatcccgaatcgaatTTTCTTCAAGGGAAGAAAATTCGAATTTACGCTAAATCCAGGACCGTTTAATGTGAAAGAGCATGTTTTAATTACGATTTTTGCAAATTCTGGTGCTGGAAATCCGTATGCGATTCACATTGTTAGTGCGGTCAAGGTTTTTTACAAGAGGACGTTGACTTTTTGGGTATCGTTGATTGTTGTTCTAACGACACAGGTTTTGGGCTTTGGATGGGCCGGGATTTTTCGGAGGTATTTGGTGGAGCCCGCTGCTATGTGGTGGCCCCACAATCTCGTTCAGGTTTCTCTTTTCAG GGCACTTcatgaaaaagaagagagagcCAAGAATGAAATGACACGAAACCAGTTCTTCCTCATTGCCTTTTTATGTAGCTTTGCTTACTATGTATTTCCTGGTTACCTTTTCCCAATGCTAAGTTCACTTTCCTGGCTATGTTGGTTATTCCCAGCTTCTGTCCTTGCCCAACAGTTGGGTTCTGGACTTCATGGTCTTGGAATCGGGGCCATTGGACTCGACTGGTCAAGCATATCCTCTTATCTTGGAAGTCCATTAGCTAGCCCATGGTTCGCTACTGCAAACATTGCTGTTGGATATTTTCTCATAATGTATGTTGTTACACCTTTTATGTACTGGTTTAATGTCTACAAAGCCAAAACCTTTCCAATATTCTCAGATGGCCTCTTCACATCAGATGGTCAAAAATACAACATTTCAGCCATTATAGATCCGAACTTCCATATTGATTTCAATGCGTATGACCGTGAGGGCCGCCTCTATCTCAGCACTTTCTTTTCGATGACTTATGCATTCAGCTTTGCCTGCCTCAGTGCCACAGTTGTTCATGTCTTCCTCTTCCATGGACG AGATCTATGGCAGCTGAGCAAGTCAGCTTTCCAAGAGAAGAAAATGGATATTCACACAAAACTCATGAGAAAATACAAGCAAGTTCCTGAATGGTGGTTTTTAAGCATTCTTCTTGTAAATATCGCTGCAACTGTGTTTATTTGTGAATATTACAAAACGCAGCTCCAATTACCATGGTGGGGTGTCTTGCTGGCATGTGGTCTTGCTTTCTTTTTCACCCTTCCGGTTGGAGTCATCACTGCCACCACAAACCAA ACTCCTGGTTTGAATGTGATCACAGAGTACATAATTGGGTACTTGTACCCGGGGTATCCAGTAGCTAACATGTGCTTTAAGGTGTACGGATATATCAGCATGAAACAAGGACTAACCTTTTTACAAGACTTAAAGCTTGGACATTATATGAAGATTCCTCCTAGGGCAATGTTTATGGCTCAG GTTGTTGGAACCTTGATATCAGCTTTGGTGCATCTTGGAACAGCATGGTGGCTTATGGAAACCGTCCCAGATATTTGTGACCGGGCTTTGCTTCCTCCTGGAAGCCCGTGGACTTGCCCCGGCGATCATGTGTTTTATGATGCCTCAGTCATCTGGGGTTTGATTGGGCCGCAAAGAATTTTTGGAAATCTTGGTCACTACTCTGCCCTGAATTGGGCTTTCTTATTTGGAGCTATAGCTCCAGTCATTGTTTGGATTGCACACAAGAGTTTCCCTAACCAGCATTGGATCAGGTTAATTACAGTGCCTGTATTATTAGCCGGGATAATCAACATGCCACCAGCTACTTCTGTTAACTACAACAGTTGGATCATCATAGCTTTTATTTCTGGATTTGTTGTTTATAGATACTATCAGAAATTGTGGAGTCGTCACAATTATGTTTTATCTGGGGCATTAGACGCTGGATTAGCATTCATGGGGGTATTGTTGTATTTATGCTTGGGAATGCAGCACGTTCGCCTTGACTGGTGGGGAAGTGATGCTGATCGATGTCCCTTGGCTTCTTGTCCGACAGCTGAAGGGGTTGTGGTTAAAGGATGCCCAGTCTTTTAG